The DNA window TATTTTAGTTGTCTATTTATACctctctcatatattacaacCCAGCTCCAGTTTCCCCTTCCGCCTTTTCTTCCAGGGGATTTCCCaagctctacctaatgtttggctgtgggtctctgcagctgtttccatcagttgctgcgtggagcctctctgatgatgattataCTAGGCTCCTGCTGTGTGCCTACCATCAGTGTCCCTTTCCAGAAAGTTTTCATTACCCCAGATTGTCCACTTAACAcctcaagttgcaataagactaggcacctcccctcatcTTAAGGCCGGATGAGGTAAcccagtgggaggaaaagggtcccaaagcaggcaaaagagtcagagacagcttccactcctactgttaggagtcccataaGAAGAGCAAGCTACAGGATCAcagcatatatgcagagggcctaggtcagtcctatgaaaacttcatgattggttgttcagtctctgggagctttgatgggcccaggttagctgattctgtgggttttcttgtgataTCCTTggccctctggctcctacaaaccttccttcccctcttcctgggGATTTCCCAAGttctgcttaatgtttggctgtggatccctaaatctgtttccatcagttgctagatAGAGCCTCTTTGATGTTGGTTATGTTAGGGTActatctatgagtacagcagactACCATTAGGACTCATTTcactggctttttgtttgtttgtttttccttgccAATCATGTTTGGTTCTCTCCTAGATGTCTGGGCTATCCGGCCACTGGTTCCTGGCCCTCCAGACAGTgtcaggggaggtcttcctctcatgGGTCTctagctggaccagtcattggttcaCTCCCCcaatttctgtgccacctttaccACAGCACAACTTGTAGGCAGGACGCAATGTAGGTAGAAGGTTTTGAGGCATGGTTGGTGTTATGGTGGCCATTTTCATTTAAGCCAGCACAGGGCTTCTTTGGGTTGCTGCCGTGGCTAAGCAACTATTGGCTTTGTTGGAATTCCCCCAATGGTGTGAGAACTAAGATACTTGCTAGGAAGCAAGTGATAATCTGCGCACTCCCCAGCCAGGTAGAACAGCTCCctgtttttcaaaaacaaaacactttggaTACAGGGTTCGTTCAAGTGTAGGATCAGAGCTGGAGAAGTGGAGCTGTGGTTGGCCACTTGTAAGTGGTGATGaggagaagagcagccagtgttgtgGCATCCGAATCCACTGGGAGAAAACAGAGACTTAGACTCGATTTAAATGTAGATTAAAAGAATTAATTCTTATGGCTAGCAGCCTTAGAGCCAAAGAGCATGCTGTGAGGAAGTGTGCAGATGTGAGGGGGTGACTAAGATTCGGTTTTAAGGGCATCAAAAAGGTGTGTATCACAACTCTCCGTGGTGTCCACAGCTGCAAATGTTTTACTTCCTGAAGTTGTTTGTTACTTTCCTGTTATATAGTAATAAAAAGACTGTTTCACCCCTCTCCCATATGCCTGTGGAGCTTTATAGAAGCAAAGGCAGTTAGTGCCTGGCAGCCTATTATCCCGCCTTATCTTATCTCGCCTGCAGGCCACTGGGTTCTCCCTGGCATTCCAGAACAAAAGGTCAGCGGCCCTTAAGGGATGCCTGGCTCCATTTAATTCTCTCTAGTCATCGCGGGGGGCCTGTATAAATTATTACTCAGGTCTTGGCACTCTAATGACTCGGATAGAGCAGTTCATTTGGGGCAGGCGAAAGCACAGCGCCATCAGGTTAGGGCTGGCTGTCATCTCCCCATGCCAGGACCTAACATTTATCTTCAGTTCACAGCCTTCCCTTCTGCCACACTAGTGAGTTCTGCCATTGAACCTGATCCTACTGGGAATGAAGGCTCTGCAGCTGCCTTCACATCTAGTTCATACTGGCCATAGAGGCTCCCACTGAACTTATAACTGACCGCCCTAAGGCCACTAAAGACTCTCTGTGAAGTAGGGTCCAAGATGGTCTTGTTTCAGTGGTCAGTGGGACCTGAGTCAACACAGTTAAGGCCGGGCGGCCTGTTTTGCAGATGTGTTCCTACCCAGACCGTCCCCCTGGAAGAAGGCATTCCTGGGAACCCTGGTGGTCCTGCCGCTCAGTCTGGCTGTGCTCACCATGCTGGCGCTGCAGTACTTCTACAAGCAGCGACTCACCCAAGGTATGAGCAGGCCCAGAGCTGGGGTTTCTCCACAGTGGTACAGTCTGGGGGTCTGGGCCAGGTTCATTTTCTCTGACAGTTGAAGAACTAAGAGGCAGGAAAGAGAAACCTGAAGCACAAGAGGCAGCAGCAGAGAAACCTCAACCACTGCAGACAGAATTAGCAGCTGGAAGGGGTAAAGAAACACACTCATGcaacaaacacacagataaaaaGGCCCTCCGTGGAGCTAAGGAGGGAAAACATAGGGTCTCTTTCAGAGGGCTGGGCTTTCTGTCAGTTTTTCTCCCCTACTCTAGGGCTGGTCAGTCTGAGCACAGACAGGATGGTTGATTGGTCCTCGACTATTGTGTGACAGTGTCCTAatcaggccttgaacttgtctcAAGTCAGGAGGTTGAGGAAGAAGCTGGTCGCTTTGGAAATTTGCCACCTGTTACCTAGCATGGTCCCTCTCCTTGTCTGCCCACCGGAAAGGAGAGTCTAACTCCAGCCCCTCAATAGGGAAGTGGGAGGGGAGAGGATGAAGggggacacagaggcagaagGCAACCCAGACTGAAACGAGCTCTTGACACACACAAGCGCTACTCAGAAATttccatccattcttcctttcAGAAAAGCTGATGGAACAGGGAGAGAAGGACCGAGGTAAGCCAGGGGAGGTGCCCTCTGTCCCCCCATCCCGAGCAGTCCTTGAAGAGTGGGAGGGGGCACCCAGAACTAGCAAGGCGGAAAGAAGTACTGGTTTTGCTCCTGCTGACTGTGTCCAGTCACAGGATGGCTCCCAGGTGTATACCTTGTGGGGAGGGCCCCATGTTCATAGTGTGTCTTGTCTGGCCATCCCCCACTCTGAGAAcaccctcttttccttctgtctccAGGAAGACTGACTGCACGGTTGGGTAAGTTCTGGGTTCCTCACCGCAGGGCAGGCTGCAGGACAAGTGGGCTTAACTGGCCACCTCTGGAGCAGAAAAGGGCAGTCAAGTGACTAGGCTCCTTTGAGGAAGAGAAAGGTGACACCCATCTGGTTCTCCATCCATCCTTgtgctcctctcctccctcagtcAGACTGGGCTGGGCTGTCTGTGGGTGCCCCGCTTCAGGGCTCATTCCACGGGAGAATGTCTGAACATGCCCTGCTGGAGTGTTTACTCCCTCTAGTTCACCTCCCTGGAATAGATCTTTCTCTTTTACCTCAAATGCCACTGTAAAGAACGACCCCTGAACTCGTGGTAAGTTGGGAATACGCTGTTAAATTACTTTTCCTCTCACTGGAACACTCCAACCTAACCCATGGAGGGGTGTGGTGTAGCAGAGGGCTGTGCAAAGGAAGGCACCTTGGCGAAGGCTGGCAGTGCCAGCATTCCATTAAGGAGGCAGACCCAAGAGGGTTGGCAACTTCCAGGCCATGCTACACAGCACATATATGCTACATactctgtgtcaaaaaaaaaaggaggaggagtgaCGCCTAATAAAGGAGAGATGGAGAAGACCCCCATAGTTAGAATGAAGACCCAGAGAACCACAATTTGGCTGCCCTGCCAAGACTCCTGACAAACGAGAAGGGTAGAGAGCTCTGTCTTACCATCTACCCAATCCTACCCAACAAGACCACTGCAATGAGTCATCAACATCACAGTCTGAATTAGTCTGTGGATTGTGTCTAAAGAGCTCGGGAGGTGGAGAGACGAGAGGAGTGTGTTCTAGgggcaaaataaaacaaacgaacaaataaTTGTAATAGCCTTCTTATCTTTAAATGAAGTATTCGGCTAATGACCTCCAGAGCCACATAGGCTGTGCCTGGGCTTTTTCATGGGTTTCTGTGACCCccccctcaaacacacacatcagGAAAATCTTGTGGTTTCAGAAAGAATGAACCTTTCTCCAACCAGGTTGGAACCTTGGGAAGAAACCCTTTAGAAACAagcttgttttccctccctctcccagtgCCTATGTTTCTTCCTCTGAAATGGAGCTAGAATAAAGGCCCTGGAATGATGGGGTGAGCCTCATTCTACAGGGCAAGGTGACATCGGGGATAGAGTTGCAGTCAGGAGTGGTTTGAGATTAGGGGATGTGTTTGCATTGGAAGGTTGATGCTCCTCTGTTTTGCTTGCAGAGAAACTTCAGGCAGAGCTTGGTAAGTGCCCTCCCCCCTCAGAACCGTTCCTTCCTGTCCCCTGTTTGCACCTGGTTGTTTATATACCCTCACATGTCCCTACAAAGTATGACACCCAGGCTGGAATTGTGGATGGCAAGGAAGGGACAATTAGACATCTGTGGCACAAAATGTGCTGTGGGGTCCTGACTTTCTAattcccttttttgtttgtttgtttgtttgtttgtttactgctTCAGACTGGAGAAGATCCGAAGGCCAAGCAGGTGAGTAAAGCCCATTTCTCTCCCACTGTTTCTCACTGGGCTCCCTGACTTCTGTGATGAAATCCCAACCTTCTAAACCTACTGTAAACTGAAAATGTCCTAAGGTGGAAATGCATTTGATATAGCTACCTGTGATATAACtaccaaacatcacaggtgagcAGCACAGTGCAGGCATTTTGGGCGGGGACCTTCTGACCATGTGGCTTAGGCTATGACTCACTGTGGCTTCCCAGCATCACCGTAGAGTAACACAGCACCTATCAGCAGCCTGAGAAATATCGAAATTTTAAGCATGGTTTCTAATGAATACATGTGGCTTCCACAAGCATTgtaaagtcaaacaaacaaacgaaaaccacCCAAAAACGTGAGTCAAATTCTCATTAGCCAGCTACTATCTGTCCTTATAGCATCACAGTTTCTCTGGTGCTTCATATGCTTCGTGTGCTGTGCATATATTTTACTTGGTAGAAGTCAGACCCATTATTcacttttatatttatattcactGTCCCAAGGCTACATTGTTTCCAATCCTGCTTAACgaatgaaaagtgaataaataaaaagatatgaCTGGTCCTCGGTTTTGGCACCagatgaaatgaatgaaaaaaaaaaaagaaagaaaggaaaggacatgacttAGATAAAAAGGAGAGGGTAatcagaggcaggggcatctgggagagtccagagtggacatgactCTGAGCCATGTGAGGACCAGGGGAAAagagagatgtggagagagaagAACCAGGTACAGCAACCAGGAGGCCCCAAAGAAAGCTGGTCACCAAAATGGCTGGATTGTATAGGGAAGGGCAGCTGAGGGAAGGGATGGAGAAGTTTAGGGCATGGGGTAGGGTACTCCAGCCATACCCTGggacaggtagggactgagggatgcttggAGAACCTGGTAGCCAAGTtgattttgatatgttaaataggcacacATCTATATCCTTattaatatgtatacatatattattgACATTAAACAGTGGATTCCTTTTGCTACTATGTCATTCGCTGTCCATGTTCCCCTTAGTCTTGAAGAGGGATCATTACTTttgataaagttttttttaaataatttatttaatatttattttatgtgcattagtgtgagggtgtcagatcccttggaattggcattacggacagttgtgagctgccatgtgggtgctaggtatTGAACCGGGGTCCTTTGGAacagcagacagcactcttaaccaccaagctatctctccagccccttgataAAGTTTTAATTAATCAAACTTTTACCATATGGCTTATGCTCCTGAACTTCTGTTGAAGATCTTTGCTAAGGATGCCACAAAAAtactgttttataatttattttattaatccgTAGTGCATTTATCAGCTTTCTATTAGTGTCACATAACTCCTGATGGAGTCAACTTACAATGTGCAAAGGTCATAGTCTCACAGGCCACTTGGGCCTGTGGGAAGGCAGCACATGGCAGCAGGGAGTTGGGAACTGTGGTAGAAGCTGCTGCTTGCCTCGTGGTAGGCAGGAAGCAAGGAGAGAACAAGGAGAGGCCAGAGTCTCAACACCCCGCAGAATGCCAGAAGGCTTTCAACTTGACTGCCCCTCTTAAAGAGCCCACATAGTGCAGAGCTGAGGTCTAAGCCTTCAACTCAGGGCCCTGAGAATGTTTCCGGTCCAAACTGCAACATGTTTCATGTATACGTCATTAATCCTGCAGAATTCCCCGCATGCTGGCTGTGAGATAAGAGTCCACTGATTTGTCTGTGTGCACTGATTGGGACTTCTCAATGCCACATTTCCCCAGTGAGGCAAGGTTTCAACTTCAGTGCATGTTCAGTCCAGACGGGCTCATCTTCCCGCTTGCTTGCTTTCACCATTATGGCTTTTATAGCCTCAGGAAGTTCAGCTTTTCCTTCCCGGTATCTACTTCCCTTTTAAAGCTGATGaacctttaaaaacataaatttacACAGTTCCTTTAAACATCCTCAAGCTGACTTAGACGAACGGTTTTAAAATTTATAGGCAAACTAACATTGAACCAACATGTTGCTAGAACTGAGCTGTTCCATGTAAGAGCTGTGTAGCTTTAAAATTCCACTGGGCGTTCTGATTGGGTGCAGGGTTaaaccccaccccatccccaatgCTCTGAAAAGTGCCTTCTGTTGTTTTGGATCAACCCTTTGTTCCAAAGCAGAACAAGTGAAAACTAGAGAGAAATCTACTTAGGATGGTCCACCATAAAAGAAGAGGTGTGGAGAGAAGGCACTTTAGGACAGAGGCCAGCTCAGCAGAGCAGAGCAAAGTTTTATTTCCATGCTTTAGGGCACCCAAGTTCCTTGGCCCTGTGTTCCATCTTCCCAATGTAGCTTGAGGTTGCACACCACTTTGGTAGAGGCCAGCACTGCCGTTAGATCGCTGTGCAATCAAATCCAGAGCTGGGGGATGAGGTCACTTAGTTTGTGGACAGCTCTTGAGCAAGGCAAGCCACCCTTGGGGTCTCTGAGTAGCTCTCTGagccccttctcctctctctttggTTTCAGAGTGGAGAGCAGCCCAGCAATACGCAGGTAAGTAGCTGATGCCGCCAAATGTCATGGGTTGGGTCTTGCACAGAAGGAATAGGGAAGGGTCTGAAGCCAGAGGAAGGGTTTTTCCAGGAGCCAGGTCCATATCCTAGAAATGAACACACTATACATACTGCATGCTGCATAACGGTCACATGCGCGCACATGTTCCATACAGAGCTGTTCATACACGGGCCCTGCTTCCTGGGCTTTACTAGGTTCGTTTCCTAAGGGCAGGAGGGCTGCTTCTGGGATCTGTTTGCTGGAGAAAAGGTAGAGTCTGACAGGAACCCCTCAGATCATTCCAAAGAAGGGCCCCTCAGGCAGTCATAACGATACACATCTgaaatcccagcgcttgggaggctgaggcagaagcatCAACCTAGGCTATATAGGGAAAACTTGTCTCAAGAAACGGATGGGCGGGTAGGTGGGTGAGTATCCTCCAAGTTCTCAACAATCAAGTGGATGTGTTTGGGGCATGCGTGTTGGAGTGCAGGTCACTGGATTAGGTGATCTCAGATCTTAGGATCCCTGTAATTCTAAGAGTCCTAAAGTTGTTGAAAAGTGGAGACACAGCACTGATGTTCAGACAGGGTAATGGGACCCGTGGAATCAAGCTGCAAACACCTATCTCTTCCTTCATTGCTCAAGGCCTGGCGCCATCCCGGTGAATCTACCCAAGAACCGTTTAGGAACTCAATGGGATTTAGGAACTTTCCCCGTTATGAAAGGAATGGTCCTCATTCTGCTCTGGGAAGAGGGATGGTTGacgggggaggggaagagggaagagtgagggGTGAAGAAGTGTTACAATTCCCGCAGTTGTTCCAAccgggagaagaggagaggggaaatgaaaaaaaaaaaaaaaagagcgggAGAATAGACAGGAGAAGAATGGAGggcagagaaggggaggctcccGAACCTTTCTCCTCCAGCACTAACCCTACGTTTCTGCTCAGTGGACGTGACCTTGGATCCCGCCACGGCCCACCCTAGCCTGGAGGTCTCCAAGGACCGCAAGAGCGTGTCCTCCCGCCCGGGGGAGGCCAGCACGGTGGCGGGCGACTCGCAGCGTTTCTCGGAGCAGACGTGCGTGCTGAGCCGGGAGCGCTTTCCTAGCGGCCGCCACTACTGGGAGGTGAACGTGGGCCGGCGCAGCCGCTGGTTCCTGGGCGCCTGCCTGGAGTCGGTGGAGCGCTCGGGGCCCGCGCGCCTCGGCCCCGCGGCGGGCTACTGGGTGATGGGGCTGTGGAACGGCTGCGAGTACTTCGTGTTAGACCCGCAGCGAGTGGCGCTGTCGCCGCGCGTGCCTCCCCGGAGGGTGGGCATCCTGCTGGACTACGAGGCGGGGAAGCTGTCCTTCTTCAACGCGTCCGACGGCTCGCACATGTTCACCTTCGCCGACGCGTTCTCCGGGGCGCTCTGCGCCTACTTCAGGCCCCGGGCCCACGATGGCAGCGAACACCCGGACCCCCTGACCATCTGCTCCTTGCCGGTTAGAGGGCCACAGGTCCTCGAAGAGAGCGACGTTGACAACTGGCTACAGCCCTATGAGCCCTTGGACCCCGCCTGGGCTGATGACGAGGCACTGCTTGACCTCAAGGCCGGTCCGAGCATCGCCCCAAACTAACCCTAACCCGGACAGCGCTTTGCTCTCCTGCAGCCAAAGCTGGACGGCTGGAGGACAAAGAGAGCGTTTTGGCCCGCGCAGCTGCGTGTACATAATTATCTTTAAGGAGCGTGGGCAGATAAGAGATCATTTGTGCTCATAGCAGGATTCCGGAGGAGGTGCTGTGGGAGACGGGTAAGAAAACAGAAGCTTTTGCTGATTTGTGTATAGTTCTGTGTGTTTcctgtgttttgtgtgtatgtgtgtgtgttctgcaaaAGTCTAGAAGTAATGACATTTCACAAGCAATGAGTTCGACCATGGCTCAGGTCTGAGTTGTAAATATCATTTCCTGCTGAGACTAAATGAGAGAAATGGCCGATTCCAGGGCTGGGGTAGAGAAAGCCCAAAGCTTGGACCATTTTGTGCTATAAAGAAAAAGTCAGTCTTCAGAAACCGACGGGATGCTGCACGGTTCAGATCTGCTGTGCAAAATGGGTGGCGTGGTCAGTAACACTTTAAAACGGGAGTAGATGTTACGAGGTCTcgccatggggaaaaaaaaaaggaggtgagGTATTTATATATGCCAGTTGACCTTGCTTTAGCTATGCCGGAATGCACACAGGTATCAGAACGTGCTGTCCACCATAAATACACACAGTTTTTGTCTGTCAattaaaataagtgaataaacatgaatgttaaaagaataaaagcaaaaatacatAGCTACAGTGTGTGGTGACGTCCCTGACCGCAATGTATGTGGAAATTTGAGCTTGGAGATTAATGATTGGAGGGACGTGGCTGGGGTAGGGGTCAGTGGCAGGGCGAGTGCCTAACATCGGGGACATCACACATTTCGGCAGGGCGGGATGAGGATTCCGGAAGGCAGTATTACCCTGAAAACATGCGCACAAGTAACATTATGCAGACTGCGCAGGCTATGTTTGGGAGTATTTATGTATGCACATACGTAATAACAATTAACTTTTAAAAGGCTACAAATTTGGAAGCGAGCAAGGAGTGGTGCATGGAAGGacttggtgggggagaggaaaaggaaggcaggagggatggatttttgttataatctcaaaaattagaAACAACAACAGTGCAGTATCAAGTGGTAACCAAAACCCAAATGCATAAGTCAATGCcaacactttatttctttttcttttgttttctttttggggggtAAGGGGAGCTTTGAGAAATAATCAAATGAaacctttctaaaaaaaaaaaatggggagggtGGCGTGAAAAAGCTGTTAGCTTTATTTACATCACGGAAATAATTGGTATAGACAAAAAAACAACGGAGGCTAAACTCATGAGGCAAAACCTATTGAAAGAAGAATGTTTTCATGGTCTTTAGTAGCAATCTTACATACTCTTAAAGTAGGGGAATGGAAacatgactggaaaaaaaaatggcagtgaaAGGATTCCTAGTGATAGTCACAGGCCGGAGCCTGGcgta is part of the Meriones unguiculatus strain TT.TT164.6M chromosome 11, Bangor_MerUng_6.1, whole genome shotgun sequence genome and encodes:
- the Btnl9 gene encoding butyrophilin-like protein 9 is translated as MADFSVFLGFLKQVPWCSSVFFTHLLFLQLGEVNSEEVKVLGPGESILALVGEAVEFPCHLSPYRDAEHMEIRWFRTQASNVVYLYQEPQGLSSPQMAQFRNRTVFEANDIAKGSVNLYLFSVVPSDEGRYGCRFLSEDFSGEATWELEVAGLGSDPHVSLEGFVEGGIQLQCSSGGWYPKPKVQWRDPQDQCLPPESEAIVKNAQGLFSLETSVIVREGTHSNVSCTIQSPLLAQKKEFVLQIADVFLPRPSPWKKAFLGTLVVLPLSLAVLTMLALQYFYKQRLTQEKLMEQGEKDRGRLTARLEKLQAELDWRRSEGQAEWRAAQQYAVDVTLDPATAHPSLEVSKDRKSVSSRPGEASTVAGDSQRFSEQTCVLSRERFPSGRHYWEVNVGRRSRWFLGACLESVERSGPARLGPAAGYWVMGLWNGCEYFVLDPQRVALSPRVPPRRVGILLDYEAGKLSFFNASDGSHMFTFADAFSGALCAYFRPRAHDGSEHPDPLTICSLPVRGPQVLEESDVDNWLQPYEPLDPAWADDEALLDLKAGPSIAPN